In Streptomyces sp. SN-593, a single genomic region encodes these proteins:
- the clpS gene encoding ATP-dependent Clp protease adapter ClpS, whose product MEPVSVAPVEIERTEPSEAPSVVPEPDVPWVTLVHNDPVNLMSYVTYVFQTYFGYSKGKATKLMKDVHYKGRAVVSSGTREEMERDVQAMHGYGLWATLSQDR is encoded by the coding sequence ATGGAACCTGTGAGCGTCGCACCTGTCGAGATCGAACGTACCGAGCCGAGCGAGGCCCCCTCCGTGGTCCCCGAGCCGGATGTTCCGTGGGTGACCCTCGTCCACAACGACCCCGTCAATCTCATGAGCTACGTGACGTACGTCTTCCAGACGTACTTCGGGTACTCGAAGGGCAAGGCCACCAAGCTGATGAAGGACGTCCACTACAAGGGGCGGGCCGTGGTCTCCAGCGGCACCCGCGAGGAGATGGAGCGGGACGTGCAGGCGATGCACGGCTACGGCCTGTGGGCGACCTTGTCGCAGGACCGCTGA
- a CDS encoding DUF2017 domain-containing protein, with the protein MAFRRARAGSFEPVRGGGAAIALDEVEISILRSLTVQLLELVGPGEEPSGADDDPLARLFAEGPTKPPDDPALARLFPDAYEETADASEFRRFTENDLRARKREDALAVIRVLDAGGPVLKLTADESRQWLGTLNDLRLTLGTRLGVTEDEGSELYHLPDSDPRKPLVMAYLWLGGLQESLVETLTR; encoded by the coding sequence ATGGCCTTCCGGCGGGCCCGTGCGGGCTCCTTCGAACCGGTCCGCGGTGGCGGCGCCGCCATCGCGCTGGACGAGGTGGAGATCTCGATCCTGCGCAGCCTCACCGTCCAACTGCTGGAGCTGGTCGGCCCCGGCGAGGAGCCGTCGGGCGCCGACGACGACCCGCTGGCGCGGCTGTTCGCCGAGGGCCCCACGAAGCCGCCGGACGACCCGGCGCTGGCCCGGCTCTTCCCGGACGCGTACGAGGAGACCGCCGACGCCTCGGAGTTCCGCCGCTTCACCGAGAACGACCTGCGGGCCCGCAAGCGCGAGGACGCGCTGGCGGTGATCCGGGTGCTCGACGCCGGCGGCCCGGTGCTGAAGCTGACCGCGGACGAGTCCCGGCAGTGGCTCGGCACCCTCAACGACCTGCGGCTGACCCTGGGCACCAGGCTCGGCGTCACCGAGGACGAGGGCAGCGAGCTGTACCACCTGCCCGACAGCGACCCCCGCAAGCCGCTGGTCATGGCGTACCTGTGGCTGGGCGGCCTCCAGGAGAGCCTGGTCGAGACGCTGACGCGCTGA
- a CDS encoding isochorismatase family protein, with translation MHRALIVVDVQNDFCEGGSLAVRGGADVAAAVTDLIGQSAGVYRHVVATRDHHVDPGSHFSDEPDFVTSWPPHCVAGTEGVGFHPNFTPAVASGAVDAVFDKGAYAAAYSGFEGEDENGAGLAAWLHERGVTEVDVVGIATDHCVRATALDAVREGFTARVLLDLTAGVAPETTRQALVRLRQAGVELRGEVAAAGE, from the coding sequence ATGCACCGCGCACTGATCGTCGTGGACGTGCAGAACGACTTCTGCGAGGGCGGAAGCCTCGCGGTGCGCGGCGGCGCCGACGTCGCCGCCGCGGTCACCGACCTGATCGGGCAGTCCGCCGGGGTCTACCGCCACGTGGTGGCGACCCGTGACCACCATGTGGACCCTGGCTCCCACTTCTCGGACGAGCCGGACTTCGTGACGTCGTGGCCGCCGCACTGCGTCGCGGGCACCGAGGGGGTCGGGTTCCACCCGAACTTCACGCCCGCGGTCGCCTCGGGGGCGGTGGACGCGGTCTTCGACAAGGGCGCCTACGCGGCCGCCTACAGCGGCTTCGAGGGCGAGGACGAGAACGGCGCCGGCCTGGCCGCGTGGCTGCACGAGCGCGGGGTCACCGAGGTGGACGTGGTGGGCATCGCCACCGACCACTGCGTGCGCGCCACCGCGCTGGACGCCGTCCGGGAGGGTTTCACGGCCCGGGTGCTGCTGGACCTGACCGCGGGCGTGGCGCCGGAGACCACCCGGCAGGCGCTGGTCCGGCTGCGGCAGGCCGGGGTGGAGCTGCGCGGCGAGGTGGCGGCCGCCGGAGAGTGA
- a CDS encoding amino acid permease, with product MADETRVRPVPGGPEDGPGGDPAAGSEGYARGLGGRQVQMIAIGGAIGTGLFLGAGSAIHRAGPSLLLMYAVAGAAIFCVMRALGELLTYRPVSGSFAGYAREFLGPFTGYATGWTYWLMWVTTGMAEVTAAATYVAYWWPGVPQWSAALAFLLLLAAANLVSVGLFGEIEFWLSTVKVTAILGMILIGVGVLTLGVSAAGGTASAGHLWRDGGFFPGGVGGSLLTLQMVMFAYLGVELVGVTAGEARDPHRTLPKAINTLPWRIVLFYVGALAVILCVVPWTRFRPGVSPFVAAFAEIGIPFGAGVVNFVVLTAALSSCNSGMYSTGRMLRDLAANGQGPRVFDRLTARRTPALGTLASVAVMGIGVWVNYVDPEGAFTYITAFATVAAVWTWAVILAAHIRYRAAVRAGRAARAWFAAPGGAAASWCALAFLALVLVLIGADADARVSLYGVPLWAALLGAGYRVLRRRDPAAFARRPHLSPGGPAGAETPLADPAAADGPAAGGGAAAGGAGGGGAGAGGAGGIPPTPAL from the coding sequence ATGGCGGACGAAACGCGCGTGCGGCCCGTGCCCGGGGGCCCCGAGGACGGCCCGGGCGGCGACCCGGCGGCCGGCTCCGAGGGGTACGCCCGGGGCCTCGGCGGCCGGCAGGTCCAGATGATCGCGATCGGCGGCGCCATCGGCACCGGCCTCTTCCTCGGCGCCGGAAGCGCGATCCACCGCGCCGGCCCGAGCCTGCTGCTGATGTACGCCGTCGCCGGCGCGGCCATCTTCTGCGTCATGCGCGCCCTCGGCGAGCTGCTCACCTACCGTCCGGTCAGCGGCTCCTTCGCCGGCTACGCCCGGGAGTTCCTCGGCCCCTTCACCGGCTACGCCACCGGGTGGACGTACTGGCTGATGTGGGTGACCACCGGCATGGCCGAGGTCACCGCCGCGGCCACCTACGTCGCCTACTGGTGGCCCGGGGTGCCGCAGTGGAGCGCCGCGCTGGCGTTCCTGCTGCTGCTGGCCGCCGCCAACCTGGTGTCGGTCGGGCTCTTCGGCGAGATCGAGTTCTGGCTGTCCACCGTGAAGGTCACCGCGATCCTCGGGATGATCCTGATCGGCGTCGGCGTGCTCACCCTCGGGGTGTCCGCGGCCGGCGGCACCGCCTCGGCCGGCCACCTGTGGCGGGACGGCGGCTTCTTCCCCGGCGGCGTCGGCGGCTCGCTGCTGACCCTCCAGATGGTGATGTTCGCCTACCTCGGGGTCGAACTCGTCGGCGTCACGGCGGGCGAGGCGCGCGACCCGCACCGCACCCTGCCCAAGGCGATCAACACGCTGCCCTGGCGGATCGTGCTGTTCTACGTCGGCGCGCTCGCGGTGATCCTGTGCGTGGTGCCCTGGACGCGGTTCCGGCCCGGGGTCAGCCCCTTCGTGGCCGCGTTCGCCGAGATCGGCATCCCCTTCGGCGCGGGCGTGGTCAACTTCGTGGTGCTCACCGCCGCGCTGTCCTCCTGCAACTCCGGCATGTACTCCACCGGCCGCATGCTGCGCGACCTGGCCGCCAACGGGCAGGGCCCGCGCGTCTTCGACCGGCTCACCGCCCGCCGCACCCCGGCACTGGGCACGCTCGCCTCGGTGGCCGTGATGGGCATCGGCGTGTGGGTCAACTACGTCGATCCCGAAGGGGCGTTCACCTACATCACCGCGTTCGCCACGGTGGCCGCGGTGTGGACCTGGGCGGTGATCCTCGCCGCGCACATCCGCTACCGCGCCGCCGTACGCGCCGGGCGGGCCGCGCGCGCGTGGTTCGCCGCGCCCGGCGGAGCGGCCGCGAGCTGGTGCGCGCTGGCCTTCCTCGCGCTGGTGCTGGTGCTGATCGGCGCCGACGCCGACGCCCGGGTGTCGCTGTACGGGGTGCCGCTGTGGGCGGCGCTGCTCGGCGCCGGCTACCGGGTGCTCAGGCGGCGCGACCCGGCGGCGTTCGCCCGCCGCCCGCACCTGTCGCCCGGCGGCCCGGCCGGAGCGGAGACGCCGCTCGCGGACCCGGCCGCGGCGGACGGCCCGGCGGCCGGGGGCGGAGCGGCCGCCGGCGGGGCGGGCGGGGGCGGGGCGGGCGCGGGCGGGGCGGGCGGAATCCCGCCCACCCCGGCGCTGTAG
- a CDS encoding nicotinate phosphoribosyltransferase, producing the protein MSTADLALPVDVPSTALFTDRYEFTMLQAALKSGAAHRRSVFEAFTRRLPEGRRYGVVAGTGRVLDAVENFRFDAPLLEFLERERVVDAPTLKWLADYRFTGDIWGYPEGEVYFPGSPILRVEGSFAEAVLLETVVLSILNHDSAIAAAASRMAVAAGGRPLMEMGARRTHELAAVAAARAAYVGGFRSSSNLAAGFRYGLPTIGTSAHAFTLLHDTERDAFTAQVQSLGRSTTLLVDTYDLTEAVRTAVEVAGPELGAVRIDSGDLLLLAHRVRQQLDDLGARNTQIVVTSDLDEYAIASLAAAPVDAYGVGTSLVTGSGQPTCSMVYKLVARASVPDDAGAPLTAVAKKALGGKTSVGGRKWAARRLDADGVAEAEVVGSGEIPADLVDRQLLVPLVRGGEVVGREPLDAARTRHIAARAGLPLSATQLSRGEPVLPTEVR; encoded by the coding sequence ATGAGCACAGCAGACCTGGCACTGCCGGTGGACGTGCCGTCCACCGCGCTGTTCACCGACCGGTACGAGTTCACGATGCTGCAGGCCGCCCTCAAGAGCGGCGCCGCACACCGCCGGTCGGTCTTCGAGGCGTTCACCCGGCGACTGCCGGAGGGGCGGCGGTACGGCGTCGTGGCCGGCACCGGCCGCGTGCTGGACGCGGTGGAGAACTTCCGTTTCGACGCACCCCTGCTGGAGTTCCTGGAACGGGAACGGGTGGTGGACGCGCCGACGCTGAAGTGGCTGGCCGACTACCGCTTCACCGGCGACATCTGGGGCTACCCCGAGGGCGAGGTGTACTTCCCCGGCTCGCCGATCCTGCGGGTGGAGGGCAGCTTCGCCGAGGCGGTGCTGCTGGAGACGGTGGTGCTGTCGATCCTCAACCACGACTCGGCGATCGCCGCGGCCGCCTCCCGGATGGCGGTGGCCGCCGGCGGCCGCCCGCTGATGGAGATGGGCGCCCGGCGCACCCACGAGCTGGCCGCGGTGGCCGCCGCCCGGGCCGCCTACGTCGGCGGGTTCCGCTCCTCCTCCAACCTCGCCGCCGGCTTCCGCTACGGCCTGCCGACCATCGGCACCAGCGCGCACGCCTTCACCCTGCTGCACGACACCGAGCGGGACGCCTTCACCGCGCAGGTCCAGTCGCTCGGCCGCTCCACCACCCTGCTGGTGGACACCTACGACCTCACCGAGGCGGTGCGCACCGCCGTGGAGGTGGCCGGGCCCGAGCTGGGCGCGGTGCGGATCGACTCCGGCGACCTGCTGCTGCTCGCGCACCGGGTGCGCCAGCAGCTTGACGACCTCGGGGCGCGGAACACGCAGATCGTGGTCACCTCCGACCTCGACGAGTACGCGATCGCCTCACTGGCCGCGGCGCCGGTCGACGCGTACGGGGTCGGCACCTCGCTGGTGACCGGCAGCGGGCAGCCGACCTGCTCGATGGTCTACAAGCTGGTCGCCCGCGCCTCCGTGCCGGACGACGCCGGGGCACCGCTCACCGCGGTCGCCAAGAAGGCGCTCGGCGGGAAGACCAGCGTGGGCGGGCGGAAGTGGGCCGCGCGGCGGCTGGACGCCGACGGTGTCGCCGAGGCCGAGGTGGTGGGCAGCGGGGAGATCCCCGCCGACCTGGTGGACCGGCAGCTACTGGTGCCGCTGGTGCGCGGCGGCGAGGTCGTGGGGCGCGAGCCGCTCGACGCGGCGCGCACCCGGCACATCGCCGCGCGGGCGGGCCTGCCGCTGTCGGCCACCCAGCTCTCCCGCGGCGAGCCGGTGCTGCCCACGGAGGTCCGGTAG